From the genome of Phytohabitans rumicis, one region includes:
- a CDS encoding extracellular solute-binding protein yields the protein MGVGVGGSMLTKDGKPDLTGQSVKSATEYVKSLNDAGVIAPGALTMKEQDKVEKFTTGQVGMVIDSLAHITLIKKNNPDLKFTVTPIPAEDGYTGKRGIPYASWGIGVADSSKHKAEAFKLVEFLMSKEKNAELSTLANGFPGNKTAEPDFSKSDPLFKTAFDIYQAGYPANEFVGLPKSEDLMRSFDEQLQLTLTGKQSVDETLTKSQESWASVL from the coding sequence GTGGGTGTGGGCGTCGGGGGCAGCATGCTGACCAAGGACGGGAAGCCCGATCTGACCGGCCAGTCGGTCAAGAGCGCCACCGAGTACGTCAAGAGCCTGAACGACGCCGGCGTCATCGCGCCCGGCGCGCTCACCATGAAGGAACAGGACAAGGTCGAGAAGTTCACCACCGGCCAGGTGGGCATGGTGATCGACTCCTTGGCGCACATCACGCTGATCAAGAAGAACAACCCGGACCTGAAGTTCACGGTGACGCCGATCCCGGCAGAGGACGGCTACACCGGCAAGCGTGGCATCCCGTACGCCTCATGGGGCATCGGCGTCGCCGACTCCTCCAAGCACAAGGCCGAGGCGTTCAAGCTGGTCGAGTTCCTGATGAGCAAGGAGAAGAACGCGGAGCTGAGCACGCTGGCGAACGGCTTCCCGGGCAACAAGACCGCCGAGCCGGACTTCAGCAAGAGCGACCCGCTGTTCAAGACGGCCTTCGACATCTACCAGGCAGGGTATCCGGCCAACGAGTTCGTGGGTCTGCCGAAGTCCGAGGACCTCATGCGCAGCTTCGATGAGCAGCTCCAGCTGACGCTCACCGGCAAGCAGAGCGTCGACGAGACGCTCACCAAGTCGCAAGAGTCCTGGGCATCGGTGCTCTGA
- a CDS encoding tetratricopeptide repeat protein, with amino-acid sequence MADPQRACEVYALAPGETEWRCGSGTLMSDGLVLTAAHVVRGADATIRVRFAHSHKRWWHAEIAWPSHDHAVDAALLRVTEADFEAPPQLRPLRWGRLVCDRPGAAVDAVGFPRVRVDPDGDVRDTEHLSGTVRPLGLRKSGWLDVAVESAPRPSPSSTDSPWGGMSGAGLFCNDVLVGLIARDDKRFESGRVRAVHLSDAVQDAGFQALVWPGGAEAAPGLEPAELAGLQHVTAPPASPASLLRADAAVVAFHGRDDIIERLEHWCAQPDELSAWLLTGPGGQGKTRLARELAGRMRRRGWATVLLSTVHGAAAAWLSSVSVPLLLVIDYAERREHLEKLAPLLQERQSRLPLRVLLLARGAEGGWLKGLPPYWDFLAIAKVERLPALDATPAESRSAFDEAVAAFASRLDDLSGFPGDWLGRATTVAAPRYREPMTALGLQLAALVALLSDQPAPAGAPDGEEPSVAKAATDLLDQHEARYWDRLASQRGLRLAMETLQIAVAASCLVPVADLHAAVALLARVPVLDGLDPDRRIAVATWLRDLYPGGEWWWGSLQPDLLAEHLVAKVVLDHPGLLPALLASADEDQAKRALTVLAAAAVHDRRLHDQIVGAITTHPATLAPAAARVAVETAAPRPLVDALSRVAVDRSVDVETVRRIHHQIPQATQVHAGLAVELAETLVAEARRAAPRRLFRPSGDQRRAANAYAEALTRLGIRLRGADRTREALGPIEEAAKIRQRLADLDNAFRPDLAATHNELSNCLSALEHHERSLVESRAATDIYRGLAARDGTYDRELAASLANLSDCLAKTGDPQGALSAIEQSVAIQRQLGDPAGLALSLHNLAHSLRDVGREDEALTAIHEAVERYRRLATEHPDAHLPGLAASLDVMVRLLVSGGAHEDAAVVLDESVLAYGRLARTRGEAFRPKLAAAYEARSECHTELGRQQEALYDIEGAVMIYEQLAGVQPEEYGAKLTRSLTNKASRLREMGKDAEAESVLRKLQMISDRMARQPKSTIRAQ; translated from the coding sequence GTGGCGGATCCGCAGCGCGCGTGTGAGGTCTACGCCCTGGCGCCGGGCGAGACCGAGTGGCGCTGCGGATCCGGCACGCTGATGTCCGACGGGTTGGTCCTGACCGCCGCGCATGTGGTGAGAGGCGCCGATGCCACGATCCGCGTGCGATTCGCGCACTCACACAAGCGCTGGTGGCACGCGGAGATCGCCTGGCCGTCCCATGACCACGCGGTCGACGCTGCCCTCCTCCGCGTGACGGAGGCCGACTTCGAGGCCCCACCGCAGCTGCGCCCACTCCGGTGGGGCCGGCTGGTGTGTGACCGGCCCGGCGCGGCGGTGGACGCCGTCGGGTTTCCGCGCGTCCGGGTTGACCCGGACGGCGACGTCCGCGACACCGAGCATCTGTCTGGCACGGTGCGACCGCTGGGCCTGCGAAAGTCGGGCTGGCTCGACGTCGCAGTCGAGTCCGCGCCAAGGCCGAGTCCGTCCTCAACGGACTCGCCCTGGGGCGGCATGTCCGGCGCGGGCCTGTTCTGCAACGACGTGCTCGTCGGCCTGATCGCGCGTGACGACAAGCGTTTCGAGAGCGGCCGCGTACGCGCGGTGCACCTGTCGGACGCTGTCCAGGACGCCGGATTCCAGGCACTGGTCTGGCCCGGCGGCGCGGAGGCGGCGCCCGGCCTCGAGCCGGCGGAACTGGCCGGGCTCCAGCACGTCACCGCGCCCCCGGCGTCGCCGGCATCGCTCCTGCGCGCCGACGCCGCGGTGGTCGCCTTCCACGGCCGCGACGACATCATCGAACGCCTCGAACACTGGTGCGCGCAGCCGGACGAGTTGTCGGCCTGGCTGCTCACCGGGCCGGGTGGGCAGGGCAAGACCCGCCTCGCGAGGGAGCTCGCCGGTCGGATGCGCCGGCGCGGGTGGGCCACGGTCCTGCTGTCCACCGTGCACGGTGCGGCAGCCGCATGGCTTTCCTCGGTCAGCGTCCCGCTCCTGCTGGTGATCGACTACGCGGAACGCCGGGAGCACCTGGAGAAGCTCGCCCCGTTGCTCCAAGAAAGGCAATCCAGGCTTCCGCTACGTGTGCTCCTGCTGGCCCGTGGCGCCGAGGGCGGGTGGCTGAAGGGCCTTCCCCCGTACTGGGATTTCCTGGCGATCGCCAAGGTCGAGAGGCTCCCGGCCCTCGACGCCACGCCAGCGGAGAGCCGGAGCGCGTTCGACGAGGCCGTGGCGGCGTTCGCGAGCCGCCTCGACGACCTGTCCGGCTTTCCGGGCGATTGGCTCGGCCGCGCGACCACGGTTGCCGCCCCGCGGTACCGGGAACCGATGACGGCCTTGGGCCTGCAACTTGCGGCCCTGGTCGCGCTGCTATCGGACCAGCCGGCGCCCGCTGGTGCCCCGGACGGCGAGGAACCGTCTGTCGCCAAGGCCGCGACCGACCTCCTCGACCAACACGAGGCCCGGTACTGGGACCGCCTCGCCAGCCAGCGCGGTCTGCGGCTGGCCATGGAGACCCTGCAGATCGCGGTCGCGGCATCCTGCCTCGTACCGGTCGCCGACCTGCACGCGGCGGTCGCACTCCTGGCCCGAGTGCCGGTACTGGACGGTCTGGATCCCGATCGCCGGATAGCCGTCGCGACCTGGCTGCGGGACCTGTACCCGGGCGGCGAGTGGTGGTGGGGAAGCCTTCAGCCGGACCTGCTCGCCGAACACCTGGTGGCCAAGGTCGTGCTGGACCACCCCGGCCTGCTGCCGGCCCTACTCGCAAGCGCCGACGAAGACCAGGCCAAGAGGGCCCTGACCGTGCTCGCCGCGGCCGCCGTCCACGATCGACGGCTGCACGACCAGATCGTCGGCGCCATCACCACGCACCCGGCGACGCTGGCTCCGGCCGCCGCACGGGTCGCCGTGGAGACCGCCGCGCCGCGACCGCTGGTGGACGCGCTCAGCCGGGTCGCGGTGGACCGATCGGTTGACGTCGAGACGGTGCGCCGGATCCACCATCAGATCCCGCAGGCGACCCAGGTGCACGCGGGCCTGGCGGTGGAGCTCGCCGAGACACTCGTCGCGGAGGCGCGCCGGGCGGCGCCGCGGCGGCTCTTCCGGCCGAGCGGCGATCAGCGCCGGGCGGCCAACGCCTACGCCGAAGCGCTGACGAGGCTCGGAATACGGCTGCGCGGCGCCGACCGCACCCGGGAGGCACTGGGCCCGATCGAAGAGGCGGCCAAGATCCGACAGCGACTCGCCGACCTGGACAACGCATTCCGGCCCGATCTCGCCGCCACCCACAATGAGCTGTCGAACTGCCTGAGCGCGCTGGAACACCACGAGCGCTCTCTCGTCGAGAGCCGGGCCGCGACGGATATCTACCGTGGCCTGGCGGCGCGGGACGGCACCTACGACCGCGAGCTCGCCGCGTCCCTTGCCAACCTCTCCGACTGCCTGGCCAAGACCGGCGATCCCCAAGGGGCCTTGTCCGCCATCGAGCAATCCGTCGCGATCCAGCGCCAACTGGGCGACCCGGCTGGCCTGGCCCTTTCATTGCACAACCTCGCGCACAGCCTCCGCGACGTCGGTCGGGAGGACGAAGCGCTCACCGCCATTCACGAAGCGGTCGAGCGCTACCGTCGCCTGGCCACCGAGCATCCGGACGCGCACCTCCCCGGGCTCGCCGCCTCGCTGGACGTCATGGTGAGGCTCCTGGTCAGCGGCGGCGCACACGAAGACGCCGCGGTGGTTCTCGACGAGTCGGTCCTGGCTTACGGCCGGCTGGCCCGCACCCGGGGGGAGGCGTTTCGTCCCAAGCTGGCAGCGGCGTACGAGGCGCGCTCCGAATGCCACACCGAGTTGGGCCGGCAGCAGGAGGCGCTGTACGACATCGAGGGCGCGGTCATGATCTACGAACAGCTCGCCGGCGTCCAGCCGGAGGAGTACGGAGCCAAGCTGACGCGGTCATTGACCAACAAGGCGAGCCGTCTGCGCGAGATGGGCAAGGACGCCGAGGCGGAATCGGTCCTCCGGAAGCTCCAGATGATAAGCGATCGTATGGCCCGCCAACCAAAAAGCACGATACGAGCGCAGTGA
- a CDS encoding DeoR/GlpR family DNA-binding transcription regulator — MALDKEDRQRRLPAGRKAQLATYVAETGEVTVSALAERFGVSIDTIRRDLDQLSADGVLVRTYGGAVSQSTFSRVDRTVDVRLNMEKREKEKIATLAASLVENGSVIMINGGTTTLAVAKSLRGHRDLTVATNSLLVPGALSPSAVRDVYVFGGAVRTLTLATAGPVSFRAASGSELDISCDLALIGVGAVSAAAGYTTSNLAEAAMMREMISRAARVAILADSSKFGRRLFAQVCELGGADYLVTDSTPPADLLEALRDNEVELVTPETAG; from the coding sequence GTGGCTCTGGACAAAGAAGACCGGCAGCGTCGCCTACCCGCGGGACGCAAAGCCCAGTTGGCGACATACGTCGCGGAGACCGGAGAGGTCACGGTCAGCGCGCTCGCCGAGCGCTTCGGAGTCTCCATCGACACCATCCGGCGGGATCTGGACCAGCTCAGCGCCGACGGCGTCCTGGTCCGCACCTACGGCGGGGCGGTCAGCCAATCGACCTTCTCCCGGGTGGACCGCACCGTGGACGTGCGGCTCAACATGGAGAAGCGGGAGAAGGAGAAGATCGCGACACTCGCCGCGTCATTGGTGGAGAACGGCTCGGTCATCATGATCAATGGCGGGACGACCACCCTCGCCGTCGCCAAGAGCCTGCGCGGCCATCGCGACCTCACCGTGGCGACGAACAGCCTGCTCGTCCCCGGGGCGCTGTCCCCCTCGGCCGTCCGCGACGTGTACGTCTTCGGCGGCGCGGTCCGCACCCTCACGCTAGCCACCGCGGGCCCCGTCAGCTTCCGGGCGGCCAGCGGGAGCGAACTGGACATCAGCTGCGACCTGGCGTTGATCGGGGTCGGCGCCGTTTCCGCGGCCGCCGGGTACACGACGAGCAACCTCGCCGAGGCGGCGATGATGCGGGAGATGATCTCTCGGGCGGCGCGCGTGGCGATCCTGGCCGACTCGTCCAAGTTCGGCCGCCGGCTCTTCGCCCAGGTGTGCGAGCTGGGCGGCGCCGACTACCTCGTCACCGACTCCACCCCGCCGGCCGACCTCCTGGAGGCCCTGCGGGACAACGAGGTGGAGTTGGTGACACCGGAGACCGCCGGCTAA
- a CDS encoding ABC transporter substrate-binding protein: MIGGGTGVRGRLRQLLGVVAVAAMVGTTAVGCGGSDEESSGDGTVTLEFAQWWAPELPAGSFDKLMTEFTAQNPNIKVKLLSGPYASTKQQLVSGAASKTLPDVVGLDGAWVSDFAKQGAIADLTALMADAKYDSSQLASQIQIQGKTYMIPVVNFVYPLFVNNDLLAKAGITTPPSTRTEFLDAAKKVSALGGNVKGWALPLDTAVPNGVQNDVMSWVWASGAAC; the protein is encoded by the coding sequence ATGATCGGAGGCGGCACCGGGGTGCGCGGCCGACTGCGGCAGCTACTCGGGGTTGTGGCGGTGGCGGCGATGGTCGGTACCACCGCGGTGGGGTGTGGTGGTTCCGACGAGGAATCAAGCGGGGATGGGACCGTCACGCTGGAGTTTGCGCAGTGGTGGGCGCCGGAGCTCCCGGCGGGATCTTTTGACAAGCTCATGACGGAGTTCACGGCACAGAACCCGAATATCAAGGTCAAGTTGTTGAGTGGGCCGTACGCGTCCACCAAGCAGCAGTTGGTGTCCGGAGCGGCGTCGAAGACGCTGCCCGACGTCGTGGGCCTCGACGGCGCATGGGTGAGCGACTTCGCCAAGCAGGGGGCGATCGCTGACCTGACCGCGCTCATGGCGGACGCGAAGTACGACTCGAGCCAGCTCGCGAGCCAGATTCAGATCCAGGGGAAGACCTACATGATCCCCGTGGTGAACTTTGTGTACCCGCTGTTCGTGAACAACGACCTGCTCGCCAAGGCCGGGATCACGACACCGCCGAGCACCCGTACGGAGTTCCTGGACGCGGCCAAGAAGGTCAGCGCGCTCGGGGGCAACGTCAAGGGCTGGGCCCTTCCGCTCGACACCGCCGTGCCCAACGGCGTCCAGAACGACGTGATGTCGTGGGTGTGGGCGTCGGGGGCAGCATGCTGA
- a CDS encoding phosphotransferase, translated as MKTLPDNPNLDHLKQQAKEHLAGLRDQSPGCSLAHAQASLAGQYGFRGWAELKAEVDRRRGLADVADPALARAVADAYGLGEVTGEMRSLARPDESGRHWSLETDRGRWAVCTMDTWWPIVDVETEVALQRAAAAAGVLLPAPVRSRAGAITASVGGHTWRAYEWLHSGPPMTAPASASVTRAVGGILATLHGLALPVDRISPWHQLRLSGASWPELAARADGADWAPVLAEVVPTLMELDTVGEGATPAAPVLSHNTLGPGRVRRGPNGRLVVFGWEHAGGQPPQWELGDALMHWTVDPSGGVNAVGARALVEGYRETAGAVPALDLGMFRGAVTSLANYVSGQVNHALDAKEDEDRRYAARSVRHLLTHLPTRSTLERLLDAVAIDRDR; from the coding sequence GTGAAGACGCTTCCCGACAACCCCAACCTCGACCACCTGAAGCAGCAGGCCAAGGAGCACTTGGCCGGCCTGCGCGACCAGAGTCCCGGATGCTCCCTGGCCCACGCGCAGGCATCGCTGGCCGGGCAGTACGGCTTCCGTGGTTGGGCGGAGCTCAAGGCCGAGGTCGACCGCCGGCGGGGACTGGCCGACGTCGCCGACCCGGCGCTCGCGCGTGCGGTCGCCGACGCGTACGGCCTGGGCGAGGTGACCGGCGAGATGCGGTCGCTGGCCCGCCCGGACGAGTCGGGCCGGCACTGGTCGCTGGAGACCGACCGCGGCCGCTGGGCAGTGTGCACAATGGACACCTGGTGGCCCATCGTCGACGTCGAGACCGAGGTCGCCTTGCAGCGGGCCGCCGCCGCTGCCGGCGTACTGCTCCCGGCTCCGGTGCGCAGCCGGGCGGGCGCCATCACGGCGTCGGTCGGCGGGCACACCTGGCGGGCGTACGAGTGGCTGCACTCCGGGCCGCCGATGACCGCACCGGCGAGCGCGTCCGTCACCCGCGCGGTCGGCGGGATCCTCGCCACGCTCCACGGGCTGGCGCTGCCGGTGGACCGCATCAGCCCGTGGCATCAGTTGCGGCTGTCGGGCGCGAGCTGGCCGGAGCTGGCGGCGCGGGCCGACGGCGCGGACTGGGCGCCCGTACTGGCCGAGGTGGTGCCCACGCTGATGGAGTTGGACACCGTGGGAGAGGGCGCCACGCCTGCCGCGCCGGTGCTGTCGCACAACACGCTGGGCCCTGGCCGGGTACGCCGCGGGCCGAACGGCCGCCTCGTCGTCTTCGGATGGGAGCACGCCGGGGGCCAGCCGCCGCAGTGGGAACTGGGCGACGCGCTCATGCACTGGACCGTCGACCCGAGCGGTGGGGTGAACGCCGTGGGCGCCCGCGCGCTGGTCGAGGGGTACCGCGAGACGGCGGGTGCGGTCCCGGCGCTGGACCTGGGGATGTTCCGGGGCGCGGTGACGTCGCTGGCGAACTACGTGTCCGGGCAGGTCAACCACGCCCTGGACGCGAAGGAGGACGAGGACCGGCGGTACGCCGCGCGCAGCGTGCGCCACCTGCTGACGCACCTGCCGACGAGGTCCACACTGGAGCGCCTCCTCGACGCCGTCGCCATTGATCGTGATAGGTAA
- a CDS encoding UDP-N-acetylmuramate dehydrogenase, with product MTVTFADLTTMRVGGPIGRLMVAETSAQAVEAAREADAAGDPLLVMGGGSNLVVGDTGWEGTVIRMASGEFDVAGDRVVAAAGVDWDRLVRASIEAGLAGLEALSGIPGSVGGTPVQNVGAFGTLTSDLLESISVYDRETRTVDRWTPDRCGFGSHRQSVFKHSDRWLVLEVTFRLRRGSQSKPIEYAELAHKLGIEVAGTAPVTDVREAVMALRRNKRMVLDPDDHDTWSVGSFFINPVLAEVPVRASECPQYFDIKGTKLSAGWLIHRAGFPPGYGTQWGNGAVALSSRHALAVTNRGGATTADIMKFAAHIREGVEACFDIRLGPECDLVNCSF from the coding sequence GTGACCGTCACATTTGCTGACCTGACCACGATGCGCGTGGGCGGACCGATCGGCCGGCTCATGGTCGCCGAGACGAGTGCGCAGGCGGTCGAGGCCGCGCGCGAGGCGGACGCCGCTGGTGATCCGCTGCTGGTCATGGGCGGCGGCTCCAACCTCGTCGTGGGCGACACCGGGTGGGAGGGCACGGTCATCAGGATGGCGTCGGGGGAGTTCGACGTCGCCGGGGATCGGGTCGTGGCCGCCGCTGGCGTCGACTGGGATCGGCTTGTCCGCGCCAGCATCGAGGCAGGGCTCGCTGGGCTGGAAGCCTTGTCCGGCATCCCTGGGTCGGTCGGCGGCACCCCCGTTCAGAACGTGGGTGCGTTCGGCACGCTCACCTCTGATCTGCTCGAGTCCATTTCCGTGTACGACCGGGAGACGCGCACCGTCGACCGCTGGACCCCGGACCGCTGCGGGTTCGGCAGCCACCGGCAGTCGGTCTTCAAGCACAGCGACCGGTGGCTGGTCCTGGAGGTGACGTTCCGCCTGCGGCGTGGCAGCCAGTCAAAACCCATCGAGTACGCGGAACTGGCGCACAAGCTCGGCATCGAAGTCGCCGGTACCGCTCCGGTCACGGACGTACGCGAGGCCGTCATGGCGCTTCGCCGAAACAAGCGCATGGTGCTTGATCCCGACGATCACGACACCTGGAGCGTGGGATCGTTCTTCATCAACCCGGTGCTTGCCGAGGTCCCGGTCCGGGCCAGCGAGTGCCCTCAGTACTTCGACATCAAGGGCACGAAGCTGTCGGCTGGGTGGCTCATCCACCGCGCGGGGTTCCCGCCCGGGTACGGCACACAGTGGGGCAACGGCGCGGTGGCGCTTTCCAGCCGCCACGCCCTCGCGGTGACCAACCGGGGCGGGGCGACGACGGCCGACATCATGAAGTTCGCCGCGCACATCCGGGAAGGCGTCGAGGCGTGCTTCGACATCCGGCTGGGGCCGGAGTGCGACCTGGTCAACTGCTCCTTCTAG
- a CDS encoding carbohydrate ABC transporter permease produces MLTRKRRRLGAKIAVFTGLCLGAAFAGLPVVWMLSTSFKTNGEVFAVPPKLFTKNFSFDAYTAILSDGAQLRFFLNSYIVALSVTALTLFVAILAAYGFSRYEFPLKKSINAVIVSVQAVPPITLVIPYFGLVVALGLYNTYPGLILTHMVFTLPYAIIMMTAYFNTLPKELDESVKVDGASSWTALWRVLVPISVPGMVAVGVYTFMISWNEYLFALTLTRTDDMRTVPIGIQLLMGQHSYEWNQMMAMSILGSIPVLVLFLLFQRRFIGGLTSGAVKA; encoded by the coding sequence GTGCTCACCCGCAAGAGACGGCGCCTCGGCGCGAAGATCGCCGTGTTCACCGGCCTGTGCCTCGGCGCGGCCTTCGCCGGCCTGCCGGTCGTGTGGATGCTGTCGACGTCGTTCAAGACCAACGGAGAGGTCTTCGCGGTACCGCCGAAGCTGTTCACCAAGAACTTCTCGTTCGACGCGTACACCGCCATCCTCAGCGATGGTGCCCAGCTCAGGTTCTTCCTCAACAGCTACATCGTCGCGCTCTCGGTCACGGCGCTGACGCTGTTCGTGGCGATCCTCGCGGCCTACGGATTCAGTCGCTACGAGTTTCCGCTGAAGAAGTCCATCAACGCCGTGATCGTCAGCGTCCAAGCGGTGCCGCCGATCACGCTCGTCATTCCCTATTTCGGCCTTGTCGTGGCGCTCGGTCTGTACAACACCTATCCCGGGCTGATCCTCACGCACATGGTGTTCACCTTGCCGTACGCGATCATCATGATGACCGCGTACTTCAACACGCTGCCCAAGGAACTGGACGAATCCGTCAAGGTGGACGGGGCCTCTAGTTGGACGGCGCTCTGGCGGGTCCTGGTGCCCATCTCGGTTCCGGGGATGGTCGCTGTCGGCGTCTACACGTTCATGATCTCGTGGAACGAATACCTGTTCGCGCTGACGCTCACCCGTACCGACGACATGCGAACCGTGCCCATCGGTATCCAGCTCCTGATGGGTCAGCACTCCTACGAGTGGAACCAGATGATGGCCATGAGCATCCTGGGATCGATCCCGGTGCTCGTATTGTTCCTCCTCTTCCAGCGGCGATTCATTGGCGGCCTCACTTCCGGCGCCGTCAAGGCATGA
- a CDS encoding ketose-bisphosphate aldolase, with translation MLTTGKAILDVANEKNFAVPAFNISDYAMFNGIVDISEEKNAPLFIGIHPDEVKHIGHDVIAAMTLRAHRSSVPIAIHWDHGATYEEMLTAIKIGFTSVMIDASLQSFADNVAISRKVTETAHAVGLSVEAELGTIGKADSEGEAGADAIIYTDPVDAVTFIKETGVDSLAVAIGTYHGLYPKTLKPELKLDLLKEIKDRVQIPLVLHGGSGNPDDEIAQAVRLGINKINISSDIKVAYHLKMREVLADTGLREPLNIQPPCIDAMKVVAAHKIDLFEATGKADLY, from the coding sequence ATGCTGACGACCGGCAAGGCGATCCTGGACGTAGCGAATGAGAAAAACTTCGCCGTGCCCGCCTTCAACATTAGCGACTACGCCATGTTCAACGGCATCGTGGACATCAGCGAGGAGAAGAACGCGCCGCTGTTCATCGGTATCCATCCCGACGAGGTAAAGCACATCGGGCACGACGTGATCGCCGCGATGACGCTGCGGGCCCACCGCTCGTCCGTGCCGATCGCGATCCACTGGGACCACGGCGCGACGTACGAGGAGATGCTGACCGCGATCAAGATCGGCTTTACCTCGGTGATGATCGACGCGTCGTTGCAGTCCTTCGCGGACAACGTCGCGATCTCCCGGAAGGTCACCGAGACCGCGCACGCGGTCGGCCTGTCGGTCGAGGCGGAGTTGGGGACGATCGGCAAGGCCGACAGCGAGGGCGAGGCCGGCGCCGACGCCATCATCTACACCGACCCGGTGGACGCCGTGACCTTCATCAAGGAGACGGGCGTGGACAGCCTCGCCGTGGCCATCGGCACCTACCACGGCCTGTACCCGAAGACCCTGAAGCCCGAGCTCAAGCTCGACCTGCTCAAGGAGATCAAGGACCGGGTCCAGATCCCCCTCGTGCTGCACGGCGGCTCGGGCAACCCGGACGACGAGATCGCGCAGGCGGTCCGGCTCGGCATCAACAAGATCAACATCTCGAGCGACATCAAGGTCGCCTACCACCTGAAGATGCGCGAAGTCCTGGCCGACACCGGCCTGCGTGAACCGCTCAACATCCAGCCGCCGTGCATCGACGCCATGAAGGTGGTGGCCGCGCATAAGATCGACCTCTTCGAGGCGACCGGAAAGGCCGATCTGTACTGA
- a CDS encoding trypco2 family protein — MEWLGLADAVQALREELTIARQAGEDNDDNDYVFEVGPVEVEFTVVAKKGGKGRLGVTFGVVTVGGEAGLGRDETHRLKVTLTPKDRVTGVAPEINDRVPALPDR, encoded by the coding sequence GTGGAGTGGTTGGGCTTGGCGGACGCCGTACAGGCGCTTCGTGAGGAGTTGACGATCGCTCGGCAGGCGGGTGAGGACAACGACGACAACGACTACGTCTTCGAGGTCGGCCCGGTCGAGGTGGAGTTCACGGTCGTCGCGAAGAAGGGCGGAAAGGGTCGCCTGGGGGTGACGTTCGGCGTGGTGACGGTCGGCGGCGAAGCCGGCCTCGGGCGGGACGAGACCCACCGCTTGAAGGTGACCTTGACCCCGAAGGACCGCGTGACGGGTGTCGCACCAGAGATCAACGACCGCGTGCCGGCCCTGCCCGACCGGTGA
- a CDS encoding carbohydrate ABC transporter permease: protein MEPAKLDHAALPRVAAVASEARATLWGRARRFLAKSAAPFGYISPTLILVSVLMLIPIAMVVSYSFKDNVIVQQNPVSVGLANYTKVLTDPDFLAALKNTFVFITASTVAHLVLGLGFAMMLNTSLLSGVTKTIFRIIYILPWLFTVAVIAVIWRLMLDPAGVVNYLLTTAGGMQEGVNWLSDPGTALWALTFINIWAGFPFFMISILAGLQGISGDLYEAASVDGASPFRQFWNVTLPQLRPVLISMAVLDLIWTSQQFALIWMTTGGGPLNVTEMLSTYTYKQAFSSYEFATASASAVIVLLLTMILAFFYVRLQRER, encoded by the coding sequence ATGGAACCAGCGAAACTGGATCACGCGGCCCTTCCGCGAGTCGCGGCGGTGGCATCGGAAGCCCGCGCCACCCTGTGGGGTAGGGCGCGGCGTTTCTTGGCGAAGAGCGCCGCCCCGTTCGGCTATATCTCGCCGACGCTGATATTGGTCTCCGTGCTGATGCTCATACCCATCGCGATGGTGGTGAGCTATTCGTTCAAAGACAACGTCATCGTGCAGCAGAACCCAGTCTCCGTGGGTCTCGCCAACTACACGAAGGTGCTCACCGATCCGGACTTTCTCGCGGCGCTGAAGAACACGTTCGTCTTCATCACCGCGAGCACCGTCGCTCACCTCGTCCTCGGGCTGGGCTTCGCGATGATGCTCAACACCTCGTTGCTGAGCGGCGTGACGAAGACCATCTTCCGCATCATCTACATCCTGCCGTGGCTCTTCACGGTCGCGGTGATCGCGGTCATCTGGCGACTCATGCTGGACCCGGCCGGGGTGGTCAACTACCTCCTGACCACGGCCGGCGGGATGCAAGAGGGAGTGAACTGGCTCTCCGACCCGGGAACGGCGCTCTGGGCGTTGACATTCATCAACATATGGGCCGGATTCCCCTTCTTCATGATCAGTATCCTCGCCGGATTGCAGGGGATCTCGGGCGATCTGTACGAGGCGGCCTCCGTGGACGGTGCCAGCCCGTTCCGGCAGTTCTGGAATGTGACGTTGCCGCAATTGCGGCCGGTGCTGATCAGCATGGCCGTGCTCGACCTCATCTGGACCTCGCAGCAGTTCGCCCTCATCTGGATGACGACGGGTGGCGGTCCGCTGAACGTCACGGAGATGCTCAGCACGTACACCTACAAGCAAGCCTTCAGCAGTTACGAGTTCGCCACCGCGTCCGCGAGTGCCGTCATAGTTTTGCTCCTCACGATGATCCTGGCCTTCTTCTACGTACGCCTGCAAAGGGAGAGGTGA